One region of Mycolicibacterium rhodesiae NBB3 genomic DNA includes:
- a CDS encoding DUF4407 domain-containing protein: protein MYANRITPAGVAVLLGAALAWLVAALAVADSTDAPTATVITVTSVFGVLAAAVSWAISSRPTRNRAGVAGRAAVGVALGVIVGELATVVLLSGTVDRSLRDQAALRADATPAVAQAAAGLQRTIDTRAGLDDAVTRALQRRDEALVVARCEFNASPECPQTRITGLPGAGAENRTANAFLDDATRQLDSATAERVRRAPALEADIAAGERTLTQARETAAAEVDHGLGARWAVMNDQTLATPTAMLLRLLAIGFCVLVYLLPLILKLWRGETTHDRGAAARATREQADMAADTAIAVKKAEVRAAVETMWAEQQLASARLAVEAQTEIDREQHRRRVIEAISEPTLVEASRVPEPELPQPESPKAELAQVESAGELEPRRDGGGSLVPTIPGITKAATRWIRPFVPPIVTTAVETATKPLRGVRQIFEEQEEVHFSMRRSRTLTVHTEESVEEGSEPEDQRLSAAATRTVVSSQRGNVGQRSAPSLAPGTHGPGQLPSGVDKRD, encoded by the coding sequence ATGTACGCCAACAGAATTACGCCTGCCGGAGTCGCGGTGCTTCTCGGCGCGGCGCTGGCGTGGCTCGTCGCCGCGCTGGCCGTCGCCGACTCGACGGATGCGCCGACAGCGACCGTCATCACGGTGACCTCGGTTTTCGGCGTGTTGGCAGCCGCGGTGAGCTGGGCGATCTCCAGTCGTCCGACACGAAATCGGGCAGGTGTGGCGGGTCGCGCTGCGGTCGGTGTGGCGCTCGGCGTCATCGTCGGCGAACTCGCGACCGTCGTGCTGCTCTCCGGCACGGTGGACCGCTCACTGCGTGACCAAGCTGCCCTTCGCGCTGACGCCACGCCCGCCGTTGCACAGGCCGCCGCTGGTCTTCAGCGCACCATCGATACCCGGGCCGGCCTCGACGACGCGGTGACCCGCGCGTTGCAACGGCGCGACGAGGCGCTGGTGGTCGCGCGCTGCGAATTCAACGCCTCGCCCGAATGTCCGCAGACGCGCATCACCGGGCTTCCCGGCGCCGGAGCCGAAAACCGCACTGCCAACGCATTTCTCGACGACGCGACACGTCAGCTCGACAGTGCGACCGCCGAACGCGTCCGTCGCGCGCCCGCGCTGGAGGCCGACATCGCCGCGGGTGAGCGCACGCTGACACAGGCCCGCGAGACGGCGGCCGCGGAGGTGGACCATGGTCTTGGTGCGCGGTGGGCCGTCATGAACGATCAGACGCTGGCCACCCCGACCGCGATGCTGCTGCGACTCCTGGCGATCGGGTTCTGCGTGCTGGTGTATCTGCTTCCTCTGATTCTCAAGTTGTGGCGCGGCGAAACCACCCACGATCGCGGTGCGGCCGCACGCGCCACCCGCGAGCAAGCCGACATGGCAGCCGATACGGCGATCGCGGTGAAGAAGGCGGAGGTCCGGGCGGCTGTCGAGACGATGTGGGCCGAACAGCAGCTGGCCAGCGCCCGGCTCGCCGTCGAGGCGCAGACCGAAATCGACCGCGAGCAGCACCGGCGCCGGGTCATCGAGGCCATCAGCGAACCGACGCTGGTGGAGGCCTCGCGGGTGCCGGAGCCGGAATTGCCGCAACCGGAGTCGCCGAAGGCGGAGCTGGCCCAGGTGGAATCGGCCGGCGAGCTCGAGCCTCGACGCGACGGTGGCGGCTCGTTGGTCCCCACGATCCCTGGGATCACGAAAGCCGCGACCCGCTGGATCCGGCCGTTCGTCCCGCCGATCGTGACAACCGCGGTCGAAACGGCCACGAAACCGCTGCGCGGTGTGCGGCAAATCTTCGAGGAGCAGGAGGAAGTCCACTTCTCGATGAGGCGTAGTCGCACGCTGACCGTCCACACCGAAGAGTCCGTCGAGGAGGGTTCCGAACCCGAAGACCAGCGCCTTTCTGCGGCGGCGACCAGAACCGTCGTGTCGTCGCAGCGCGGCAACGTCGGCCAGCGGAGCGCGCCCTCGCTCGCGCCGGGCACGCACGGGCCTGGCCAGCTGCCGTCCGGCGTCGACAAGCGCGACTAG
- a CDS encoding cytochrome P450 gives MRPTERDGLPRGPKIPAAIQLVMMMRWWPQFVAACRRRYGTVFTIQNTMMGKMVYLADPDAIKTVFAGDPRIFHAGEANSMLGGLLGDTSVLVVDDDVHRERRRLMMAPFHRDAVARQADLMAEIAAENVAGWPVGRAFAVAPKTSEITLEVILRTVIGASDPARLAALRDVMPKLLSVGPWESLAIAKPSLLTRWPWRRLARHMAESDRLLYAEIAERRADPDLAERTDALAMLVQAGGMSDKELRDQLITLLVAGHDTTATGLAWALERLTRHPEVLEKAVAAAESGDAGDEYLDAICKETLRIRPVVPDVGRILKEPTEIAGYRIPAGVMVVPSITSVHSDPAVYPNPDAFDPDRMVGATLSPATWFPFGGGNRRCLGAGFAMVEMRIVLREILRRVELSTTTEPGEKTKLKHVIMTPERGGRITVRARRPLLRLSGKPDVVSIDTATRGPLPRS, from the coding sequence ATGCGTCCAACAGAGCGGGATGGCCTGCCCCGCGGGCCCAAGATTCCCGCCGCGATACAGCTCGTGATGATGATGCGGTGGTGGCCGCAGTTCGTGGCGGCGTGCCGTCGCCGGTACGGCACGGTGTTCACGATCCAGAACACGATGATGGGCAAGATGGTCTATCTGGCCGACCCGGATGCCATCAAGACGGTGTTCGCCGGTGACCCTCGGATCTTCCATGCGGGCGAAGCCAATTCGATGCTGGGCGGGTTGTTGGGCGACACCTCGGTTCTGGTGGTCGACGACGATGTCCACCGCGAACGCCGTCGACTGATGATGGCGCCGTTCCATCGCGATGCCGTCGCTCGGCAGGCCGACCTGATGGCGGAGATCGCGGCCGAGAACGTCGCGGGCTGGCCAGTCGGACGCGCCTTCGCGGTGGCGCCGAAGACCTCGGAGATCACGCTCGAGGTGATTCTGCGGACCGTGATCGGCGCCAGCGACCCTGCGCGGCTGGCGGCGCTGCGTGACGTCATGCCGAAGCTGCTCAGCGTCGGCCCGTGGGAGTCGCTGGCCATCGCCAAACCGTCACTGCTGACCAGGTGGCCGTGGCGGCGGCTGGCGAGACATATGGCCGAATCCGACCGGCTGCTCTACGCCGAGATCGCCGAACGCCGCGCCGATCCCGACCTCGCCGAGCGCACCGACGCCCTGGCGATGCTGGTCCAGGCGGGCGGGATGAGCGACAAGGAGCTGCGCGACCAGCTCATCACCCTGCTCGTCGCCGGTCACGACACCACAGCGACCGGCCTGGCGTGGGCATTGGAGCGGTTGACCCGACACCCCGAAGTCCTCGAAAAGGCGGTCGCCGCGGCCGAATCCGGTGACGCCGGCGACGAGTACCTCGATGCGATCTGCAAGGAGACGCTGCGGATCCGCCCCGTGGTGCCCGATGTGGGCCGGATCCTCAAGGAGCCCACCGAGATCGCGGGATACCGGATACCGGCCGGGGTGATGGTCGTTCCGAGCATCACATCGGTGCATTCCGATCCGGCCGTCTACCCGAATCCGGATGCGTTCGACCCGGATCGGATGGTGGGCGCGACGCTGAGCCCGGCGACGTGGTTCCCGTTCGGCGGAGGCAACCGTCGTTGTCTCGGTGCGGGTTTCGCGATGGTCGAGATGCGCATCGTGTTGCGCGAGATCCTTCGGCGCGTCGAGTTGAGCACCACGACAGAGCCAGGAGAGAAGACGAAGCTCAAGCACGTCATCATGACGCCGGAGCGCGGTGGACGGATCACCGTCCGTGCCCGCCGACCACTATTAAGACTTTCTGGCAAACCTGATGTAGTTTCGATCGACACAGCGACGCGGGGTCCGCTGCCGAGGAGCTAA
- a CDS encoding bifunctional serine/threonine-protein kinase/transporter substrate-binding domain-containing protein — MEATPFGHYQLQELIGRGGMGEVYRAYDTKTDRIVAVKVLPPSMAADETFQARFRRESQAAAGLNDPHVVPIHQFGEIDGRLYLDMRLIEGRNLGTVLLDTKKPLSPEFSVKIAEQVATALDAAHHAGLIHRDVKPSNILITPRDFVYLIDFGLARSAGEVGLTTAGSTLGTMAYMAPERFEGKPVDPTSDIYALTCVLYECLTGARPYPAQSLEQQIAGHMTQPIPRPSEVDPTLAAFDEVIAKGMAKNPGKRYQSAGELAAAARRALNAPVRMAGSGRHSARRAAPAGRRVSPRLVVVAVAVALVLVAGGIGVWQWRGGSGGSEPASVAESSSTATPEPQPGAVESIAATVPDEIRSTGRLIIGVNVPYAPNEFKDASGAIVGFDVDLMNAVTRTLGLVPDYRETAFEAIIPSVRGGDFNVGMSSFTDTKEREEAVDFVTYFEAGTLWAQRPGVEIDPNNACGLSVGVTYPSLQESSEIPAKSGACEAAGQPPIDKRVFVNQDDLTAALINGEVDAMSSDSPVTLFAIKTSGGALEPAGETFDSAPYGWPVQKGSGLSQSLLKALEHLIQTGEFKTIATMWGVEKGMILTPTINGASK, encoded by the coding sequence GTGGAGGCGACACCATTCGGCCACTATCAGCTGCAGGAGCTGATAGGCCGAGGGGGAATGGGTGAGGTCTACCGGGCCTATGACACCAAGACCGATCGAATAGTCGCGGTCAAGGTGTTGCCGCCCAGCATGGCGGCCGACGAGACATTCCAGGCGCGGTTCCGGCGCGAATCCCAGGCCGCCGCGGGACTCAACGACCCGCATGTCGTGCCGATCCACCAGTTCGGTGAGATCGACGGCCGCCTCTACCTGGACATGCGGCTGATCGAGGGACGCAACCTTGGAACCGTGCTGCTCGACACGAAAAAGCCGCTGTCGCCGGAATTCTCGGTGAAGATCGCCGAGCAGGTCGCGACGGCGTTGGACGCCGCTCACCATGCCGGACTGATCCATCGCGACGTCAAACCGTCGAACATCCTGATCACGCCTCGCGACTTCGTCTACCTGATCGATTTCGGCCTCGCGCGCAGCGCCGGCGAGGTGGGCCTGACGACGGCGGGCAGCACGCTGGGCACGATGGCGTACATGGCCCCGGAGCGATTCGAGGGCAAGCCGGTCGACCCGACGTCCGACATCTACGCGCTGACCTGCGTGCTTTATGAATGCCTGACCGGCGCCAGGCCCTATCCGGCGCAGAGCCTCGAACAGCAGATCGCCGGGCACATGACCCAGCCGATCCCTCGGCCGTCGGAAGTCGACCCGACGCTCGCGGCGTTCGACGAGGTCATCGCGAAGGGGATGGCCAAGAACCCCGGCAAGCGGTATCAGTCGGCAGGCGAACTCGCGGCGGCCGCGCGGCGTGCGCTCAACGCACCGGTGCGGATGGCGGGCAGCGGACGGCATTCGGCGCGACGCGCCGCCCCCGCCGGTCGGCGGGTGTCACCGCGGTTGGTGGTGGTTGCGGTCGCGGTGGCTCTGGTGTTGGTGGCGGGCGGTATCGGCGTCTGGCAGTGGCGCGGGGGCTCCGGTGGTTCCGAACCTGCGAGCGTGGCGGAGAGCTCGTCGACGGCGACTCCGGAGCCGCAGCCGGGAGCGGTGGAATCGATTGCGGCCACCGTTCCCGACGAGATCAGGTCGACGGGCCGGCTGATCATCGGTGTGAATGTGCCATACGCCCCAAACGAATTCAAGGATGCCAGCGGCGCGATCGTCGGCTTCGACGTCGATCTGATGAACGCGGTCACCCGAACGTTGGGGCTGGTGCCCGACTACCGGGAGACGGCGTTCGAGGCGATCATTCCGTCGGTGCGCGGCGGCGACTTCAACGTCGGCATGTCGTCGTTCACCGACACCAAGGAACGCGAAGAGGCGGTCGACTTCGTCACCTACTTCGAGGCGGGGACGCTGTGGGCACAACGACCGGGTGTCGAGATCGACCCGAACAATGCGTGCGGGTTGTCCGTCGGCGTGACGTATCCGTCGCTGCAAGAGTCTTCGGAGATCCCGGCCAAGAGCGGCGCATGTGAAGCCGCCGGACAGCCGCCGATCGACAAGCGGGTTTTCGTCAATCAGGACGATCTCACCGCGGCGCTGATCAACGGTGAAGTCGACGCGATGTCGTCGGATTCGCCGGTGACCTTGTTCGCGATCAAGACGTCCGGCGGTGCGCTGGAGCCTGCGGGCGAGACGTTCGACTCGGCCCCCTACGGGTGGCCAGTTCAAAAGGGATCAGGCTTGTCGCAATCGCTGCTGAAGGCGCTCGAACACCTGATCCAGACCGGCGAATTCAAGACGATCGCGACGATGTGGGGCGTCGAGAAGGGCATGATTCTCACGCCGACGATCAACGGCGCCTCGAAATGA